The following proteins are co-located in the Phragmites australis chromosome 10, lpPhrAust1.1, whole genome shotgun sequence genome:
- the LOC133883272 gene encoding sucrose synthase 7-like, whose translation MASKLSFKRMDSIAENMPDALRQSRYQMKRCFQRYVSKGRRLLKNQQLMEELEKSLDDKVEKEKLVEGFLGYIVCSTQEAVVLPPYVAFAVRMNPGIWEYVKIHSDDLSVEGITPSEYLKFKETLYDEKWAKDDNSLEVDFGALDLSTPHLTLPSSIGNGLQFVSKFLSSKLSDKPESMKPLLDYLLTLNYRGEKLMINNTIDTVNKLQTALLLAEVFVSGLPRYTPFLKFEQRFQEWGLEKGWGDTAERCKETLNYLSEVLQAPDPINMEKFFSRVPSIFNIVVFSIHGYFGQEKVLGLPDTGGQVVYILDQVRALEEELLQRIKQQGLHVTPNILVLTRLIPDAKGTKCNEELEPVENTKHSSILRVPFKTKDGKDLRQWVSRFDIYPYLERYAQDACAKILDILEGKPDLIIGNYTDGNLVASLMSSKLGVTQGTIAHALEKTKYEDSDVKWRELDQKYHFSCQFTADMIAMNTSDFIITSTYQEIAGSKEKPGQYEHHYAFTMPGLCRFATGINVFDPKFNIAAPGADQSIYFPFTQKQKRLTDLHPQIEELLYSKQDTDEHIGYLADRNKPIIFSMARLDKVKNITGLVEWYGQNKKLRDLVNLVVVAGLLDALQSKDREEIEEINKMHNLIDKYQLKGQIRWIKAQTDRVRNGELYRCIADTKGAFAQPALYEAFGLTVIEAMNCGLPTFATNQGGPAEIIVDGVSGFHINPMNGKEASNKIAEFFQKCKEDPSYWNKVSTAGLQRIYECYTWKIYATKVLNMGSMYGFWRTLNKEERVAKQRYLQMFYNLQFRNLAKTVPRVGEHAPQTSTSAAPSAITERPKERQVCPLLRNLLKRDRGSN comes from the exons ATGGCCTCCAAGCTCAGCTTCAAGAGAATGGACAGCATCGCAGAAAACATGCCCGATGCGCTAAGACAAAGCCGGTACCAGATGAAGAGATGCTTCCAAAG GTATGTATCCAAGGGAAGGAGGCTCTTGAAGAATCAGCAGCTCATGGAGGAGCTGGAGAAATCACTGGATGACAAAGTCGAGAAAGAAAAGCTTGTAGAAGGCTTCCTCGGTTACATTGTTTGTTCGACGCAG GAAGCAGTGGTGCTACCACCGTATGTCGCATTTGCTGTCAGAATGAATCCTGGCATCTGGGAGTACGTAAAAATTCATTCTGATGATCTGTCAGTAGAAGGTATTACACCTTCAGAGTACCTGAAGTTCAAGGAGACCTTATATGACGAGAAATG GGCCAAGGATGACAACTCATTGGAAGTTGATTTCGGGGCTCTTGACCTCTCGACACCTCATCTGACGCTGCCTTCATCCATAGGAAACGGGCTCCAGTTTGTTTCCAAATTCTTGTCCTCAAAACTGAGCGACAAGCCTGAAAGCATGAAACCGTTGTTGGACTATTTGCTCACGCTAAATTACCGTGGTGAG AAGCTGATGATAAACAATACCATCGACACGGTGAACAAGCTTCAGACAGCACTGCTCCTCGCCGAGGTTTTTGTTAGCGGGCTACCAAGATACACTCCATTCTTGAAGTTTGAACAAAG ATTTCAGGAGTGGGGATTGGAGAAAGGATGGGGCGACACTGCTGAAAGGTGCAAAGAGACGCTGAATTACCTCTCTGAAGTGCTCCAAGCACCGGATCCTATCAACATGGAGAAGTTCTTCAGCAGAGTTCCATCCATATTCAACATCGTCGTCTTCTCTATTCACGGTTACTTTGGTCAAGAAAAGGTTCTTGGCTTGCCAGATACTGGTGGTCAGGTTGTCTACATCCTGGACCAAGTCAGGGCCCTTGAAGAGGAGTTGCTGCAAAGAATCAAGCAGCAGGGTTTGCATGTAACACCAAATATTCTTGTG CTAACAAGACTGATACCAGATGCCAAGGGTACAAAATGCAATGAGGAGCTGGAACCAGTTGAAAATACGAAACATTCAAGCATACTCCGTGTGCCATTCAAGACCAAAGACGGGAAGGATTTGCGCCAGTGGGTGTCCCGGTTTGATATCTACCCTTACCTAGAGAGATATGCCCAG GATGCTTGTGCCAAAATTCTTGACATTTTGGAAGGCAAACCAGACCTGATCATTGGCAACTACACCGATGGAAACTTGGTGGCGTCCCTCATGTCAAGCAAACTTGGAGTCACTCAG GGGACAATTGCACACGCTCTCGAGAAGACAAAGTATGAGGACTCAGATGTCAAGTGGAGAGAGCTAGACCAGAAGTACCACTTTTCCTGTCAATTCACTGCTGATATGATTGCGATGAACACTAGTGACTTTATCATCACTAGCACATACCAAGAAATTGCTGGAAG CAAAGAGAAGCCTGGCCAATATGAGCACCACTACGCATTTACAATGCCGGGGCTTTGCCGCTTCGCCACAGGCATCAATGTCTTTGATCCAAAGTTTAACATTGCTGCACCTGGCGCAGACCAGTCCATCTACTTCCCCTTCACACAGAAGCAGAAGCGGCTGACAGATTTACACCCGCAGATTGAAGAGTTGCTCTACAGCAAGCAGGACACTGATGAACACAT AGGATATCTGGCAGACAGAAACAAGCCAATCATCTTCTCAATGGCAAGGCTGGACAAGGTGAAGAACATCACTGGACTAGTGGAGTGGTATGGCCAGAACAAGAAGCTGAGGGACCTTGTGAACCTTGTCGTCGTTGCAGGCCTGCTGGATGCTTTGCAGTCCAAGGACCGAGAAGAGATAGAGGAAATCAACAAGATGCACAACTTGATCGACAAGTATCAGCTGAAAGGACAGATCCGCTGGATCAAAGCACAGACTGACCGTGTACGCAACGGTGAGTTGTACCGTTGCATTGCTGATACAAAGGGTGCATTTGCTCAG CCTGCACTTTATGAAGCATTTGGGCTGACTGTCATTGAGGCGATGAATTGCGGATTGCCAACCTTTGCAACAAATCAGGGAGGACCAGCAGAGATCATTGTCGATGGTGTCTCCGGTTTCCACATAAACCCAATGAACGGCAAGGAGGCTAGCAACAAGATTGCAGAGTTCTTCCAAAAGTGCAAGGAAGACCCAAGCTACTGGAACAAGGTGTCTACTGCTGGGCTTCAACGCATCTACGAATG CTACACATGGAAGATTTATGCAACGAAAGTACTGAACATGGGTTCAATGTATGGCTTCTGGAGGACTCTGAACAAGGAAGAGAGAGTAGCCAAACAGCGCTACCTGCAGATGTTCTACAATCTTCAGTTCAGGAATCTG GCAAAGACTGTACCAAGAGTAGGCGAACATGCTCCGCAAACCTCAACAAGCGCAGCGCCTAGTGCAATCACAGAAAGACCGAAAGAAAGGCAAGTGTGCCCACTCTTAAGAAATTTACTGAAGAGAGACCGGGGAAGCAACTGA
- the LOC133931081 gene encoding uncharacterized protein LOC133931081: MATITVSSRDYKFYSPRHKFRRSPQPAFGIPVTSALPEDENSPLVCSSGFRPPNKIQNQHDHWLQGKSIAKVAPNLILLVPRRTINQRTVCQTLQNGRWIGDIIGAFSVSVLDEYLRLWDLLAHIILQHGAQDQHSWRLTKSGLYSSKSACNAYFVGSTRFAPWKHIWKSWAPLRCKFFVWLAVLNHCWTEDRLARRGLPHPSVCPLCDQAEETIQHLLISCVFARQVWFIVFQKFGLHNLVPQPDTSPLSGWWYRVIKGVDKQSRKDLNTFIILIMWELWKHRNDRIFNNVLPSLNLMVRDVQMKDYLVRCRGQGP, from the exons ATGGCTACAA TTACTGTTTCTTCAAGAGATTATAAGTTCTATTCACCCCGACACAAGTTCAGACGCTCTCCGCAGCCAGCATTTGGCATCCCTGTGACAAGT gCTTTGCCAGAGGACGAAAACTCTCCATTGGTTTGTTCTTCAGGATTCCGTCCACCAAACAAG ATACAAAATCAGCATGATCATTGGTTGCAGGGCAAATCGATTGCCAAGGTGGCTCCTAATCTTATCCTACTTGTTCCTCGCCGCACCATCAATCAGAGAACTGTGTGTCAAACTCTGCAAAACGGGCGGTGGATTGGAGATATCATCGGTGCATTTTCTGTTAGTGTCCTTGATGAGTATCTTCGGTTATGGGATCTTTTGGCACACATCATTCTACAACATGGGGCTCAGGATCAACACTCATGGAGGCTCACAAAATCTGGTCTTTACTCTAGCAAATCGGCTTGCAATGCTTACTTTGTTGGCTCCACCAGATTTGCACCTTGGAAGCACATTTGGAAGTCCTGGGCGCCGCTGCGATGCAAGTTCTTTGTTTGGCTTGCAGTCCTTAATCATTGTTGGACTGAGGATCGACTGGCGAGAAGGGGATTACCACATCCGAGTGTCTGCCCTCTTTGTGATCAAGCTGAAGAAACCATACAACACCTTTTAATTTCATGTGTATTTGCTCGGCAGGTGTGGTTCATCGTTTTCCAAAAGTTTGGACTGCACAATTTAGTCCCCCAACCGGATACATCTCCCTTGTCTGGCTGGTGGTACAGGGTGATCAAAGGGGTCGATAAACAGTCCAGAAAAGACCTAAATACCTTTATAATCCTCATCATGTGGGAGTTGTGGAAGCATCGTAATGATCGCATCTTCAACAATGTCTTACCATCCTTGAATCTGATGGTCAGGGATGTGCAGATGAAGGACTATCTGGTGCGCTGCCGGGGCCAAGGGCCTTAG
- the LOC133931192 gene encoding putative disease resistance RPP13-like protein 1 codes for MAMVLDSFVKRCTASLEDFAGQEACAALGIGDDVRSLLATLSRIGAIVSHEEQRKVLSAKVDAWVAQVKDAMYEVDDVLDICMIEGGKILTDAHTPTPKVRCSFMFSCFKHAGPRKFHHEIGFKIRNIDLRLREVEEEMPRLPAGSVHSDAKRDWFSNNICKQCYDTIKPHAVGAQVQKAVGSLVPRMLREGKKKVDVFAIVGAVGIGKTTLAREIYNDGRMTENFPICVWVKMSKDLSEVAFLKKIIRGAGANVGDTENKEELLGLLSSALSKRFLIVLDDLDNPGIWDNLLKDPLGDGVARGRILITTRNEEVATSMKAIVHLVDKMDTESGWALFCKQVLPECNSEELAALKDVGINIAEKCDGHPLAIKVVAGVLRSRGKSKAEWQMVLESDSWSMRPIIPEVPQALYVSYVDLPSELKECFLHCSLYPEECPIQHFDLVRHWIAEGIVNARDNKLLEESAEEYYVELISRNLLQPDPDNVEQCWITHDLLRSLARVLIAEESILINGQQKPSTSSLSKPRHLTLCNMENSLEDPISLKQKMSIRSLMLFKSPNVRSIDLLLEPAPCLRVLDLSKTAIESLPKSIGNLLYLRYLNLDGTQVRDIPSSIGFLINLQTLSLQGCQRLQRLPWSIRALLKLRCLCLEGTSLSYVPKGVGELKHLNYLSGLIIGHDNNGPEGCDLDDLKTLSELRHLHIESLDRATSGAAALANKPFLKDLYLSEQALVTEEQQHEEQENQENKDETGKEEKEEQEGSSGQCSGEESAKASEKIWNELTPPQSIEKLLIKNYKGVKFPNWMKGPKLGTSFPSLVFLDLDNCMSCTRLPSLGLLNQLQSLQISNADSVITIGPEFLGNTVLSPAISFPKLEVLKLRNMKKLEEWSLAVEESQVLLPCLKSLHIQSCHKLKALPEGLKHVALCDLRVEGAYNLTEIKDLPKLSDELHLKDNKALQRISNLRMLRSLIIDDCSKLKHVTGLDALQHLRLVFLPSTETFHFEELIIFWSITFPRWLELLIQKCKGLRRFELQCSLPLLRSCLDGGKNWHIVQQIPEVRIISCDGKRYIRYNKNRRIYHTNAQSEE; via the coding sequence ATGGCGATGGTGCTCGACTCCTTCGTGAAGCGATGCACGGCGTCACTGGAGGACTTCGCCGGCCAGGAAGCCTGCGCCGCCCTCGGTATCGGGGACGACGTCAGGAGCCTCCTGGCCACGCTCTCGCGCATAGGGGCCATCGTCTCCCACGAGGAGCAGAGGAAGGTCCTGAGCGCCAAAGTTGACGCATGGGTGGCGCAGGTGAAGGATGCCATGTACGAGGTCGACGACGTCCTCGATATCTGCATGATCGAGGGTGGAAAGATCCTCACCGACGCCCACACGCCCACGCCCAAGGTCCGGTGCTCGTTCATGTTCTCCTGCTTCAAGCATGCAGGCCCCCGAAAGTTCCACCATGAAATCGGTTTCAAGATTAGGAACATTGATCTTAGGCTGAGGGAAGTCGAGGAGGAAATGCCCAGGCTTCCTGCTGGATCAGTGCACTCCGATGCAAAAAGGGATTGGTTCAGTAATAACATCTGTAAGCAATGTTATGACACGATTAAGCCTCATGCAGTGGGAGCACAAGTTCAGAAGGCAGTGGGTAGCCTCGTGCCAAGGATGCTTAGAGAGGGCAAGAAGAAGGTGGATGTCTTCGCCATTGTTGGTGCAGTGGGGATTGGCAAGACAACCCTTGCTAGGGAGATATACAATGACGGCAGGATGACTGAAAATTTCCCGATTTGTGTGTGGGTTAAGATGTCGAAGGATTTGTCAGAGGTAGCTTTCTTGAAGAAGATCATCAGGGGTGCCGGTGCCAATGTCGGGGATACAGAGAACAAAGAGGAACTCCTCGGCCTCCTCAGTTCTGCTCTTTCAAAGAGGTTTCTGATTGTCTTAGATGACTTGGACAACCCAGGTATATGGGACAATCTGCTCAAAGATCCGTTGGGAGATGGTGTGGCGAGAGGCAGAATACTGATCACAACACGTAATGAGGAAGTGGCGACAAGCATGAAGGCAATTGTCCACCTTGTTGACAAAATGGACACGGAAAGTGGCTGGGCATTATTTTGCAAACAAGTTCTTCCAGAATGCAATTCAGAAGAGCTTGCAGCATTGAAGGATGTTGGGATTAACATCGCAGAGAAATGTGATGGTCATCCTCTAGCAATCAAGGTCGTTGCAGGTGTCCTAAGGTCAAGAGGCAAGAGCAAGGCTGAGTGGCAGATGGTCCTGGAAAGTGATTCTTGGTCCATGCGCCCGATCATTCCAGAAGTACCACAAGCTCTGTACGTGAGTTATGTTGACCTGCCTTCTGAACTAAAGGAGTGTTTCCTCCATTGCTCTCTGTATCCAGAAGAATGCCCCATTCAGCACTTTGACCTTGTGCGGCATTGGATTGCTGAAGGCATTGTAAATGCCAGGGACAACAAGTTACTGGAAGAATCAGCTGAAGAGTATTATGTAGAACTGATAAGCAGAAACTTATTACAGCCTGATCCTGACAATGTTGAACAGTGCTGGATAACCCATGATCTTCTTCGCTCACTAGCCCGTGTTTTGATAGCAGAGGAGAGTATTTTAATTAATGGTCAGCAGAAACCGAGCACGAGCTCATTGTCAAAGCCCCGGCATCTCACGTTGTGTAACATGGAGAACAGTCTGGAGGATCCAATTTCACTGAAGCAGAAGATGAGCATAAGGTCACTGATGCTCTTCAAAAGCCCAAATGTCAGATCAATAGATCTTCTCCTCGAGCCGGCTCCATGCTTGCGTGTATTGGATTTGAGCAAGACAGCAATAGAATCCCTCCCAAAATCCATTGGCAACTTGTTAtatttgagatacctcaatctTGACGGAACTCAGGTCAGAGACATACCTTCTTCCATTGGCTTTCTCATAAACTTGCAGACCTTGAGCCTTCAAGGTTGCCAAAGATTACAAAGACTTCCTTGGTCCATCAGGGCATTGCTAAAACTTAGATGCCTTTGTCTGGAGGGAACTTCCCTAAGCTATGTACCAAAGGGTGTCGGTGAATTGAAGCATCTTAATTATCTATCTGGTCTAATCATTGGTCATGACAATAACGGACCTGAGGGTTGTGACTTAGATGACCTTAAAACTTTGTCAGAATTAAGGCACCTTCATATAGAGAGTTTGGATAGGGCTACTTCAGGTGCTGCTGCACTTGCAAACAAGCCATTCCTGAAGGATCTGTACCTCTCTGAGCAAGCACTGGTAACAGAAGAACAACAACATGAAGAACAGGAGAATCAGGAGAACAAAGATGAAACTgggaaagaagagaaggaagaacaGGAAGGAAGCAGTGGCCAATGCAGTGGAGAGGAATCAGCCAAAGCCAGTGAAAAGATATGGAATGAACTCACCCCACCCCAGAGCATCGAGAAGCTACTAATCAAGAACTACAAAGGTGTAAAGTTCCCAAATTGGATGAAAGGTCCCAAGCTAGGAACCTCCTTCCCCAGCCTTGTGTTTTTGGATCTTGACAACTGCATGTCATGCACTAGACTGCCTTCACTTGGCCTGCTGAATCAGCTCCAGTCCCTCCAAATCTCAAATGCGGACTCAGTTATCACCATTGGTCCAGAATTCCTTGGCAACACTGTACTTTCACCAGCCATTTCATTTCCTAAGCTTGAGGTTTTAAAGCTCAGAAACATGAAGAAACTGGAAGAGTGGTCTTTAGCAGTGGAAGAGAGCCAGGTACTGTTACCTTGTCTTAAGTCACTGCACATACAGTCCTGCCATAAACTGAAAGCTCTACCAGAGGGCCTAAAGCATGTGGCGCTGTGTGACCTTCGTGTGGAGGGTGCATATAACCTAACAGAAATCAAGGATCTGCCAAAACTATCTGATGAACTCCACCTCAAAGATAACAAGGCACTTCAGAGGATCTCCAACCTTCGCATGCTTCGTTCCCTCATTATTGACGATTGCTCAAAACTGAAGCATGTGACGGGTCTTGATGCACTCCAGCACCTCAGACTAGTGTTTCTCCCATCCACCGAGACATTTCATTTTGAAGAGCTGATCATCTTCTGGAGTATCACGTTCCCACGGTGGTTGGAGCTGCTGATTCAGAAGTGCAAAGGCCTGCGACGGTTTGAGTTGCAGTGCAGCCTGCCATTACTCAGGAGTTGCCTGGATGGTGGCAAGAACTGGCACATTGTGCAGCAGATCCCTGAGGTGCGCATCATAAGCTGTGATGGCAAGAGATACATCCGGTACAACAAGAACCGTCGCATCTACCACACGAATGCTCAGTCTGAAGAATGA